The Symphalangus syndactylus isolate Jambi chromosome 1, NHGRI_mSymSyn1-v2.1_pri, whole genome shotgun sequence DNA segment CCAGACTGCCCACTCTCAGAAGAGCTTTGAGGACAGAACCAGGGAGCTGTGGTGCAGAGGGCTCCAGCTGCTCTGTCCTGCACAGCCCAGATGCAGGGCACCCACTCACCTGGATAGCCTGTACCAACCGGTTGCTGAGTTCCAGGGCGGCAGAGGCTGTGGATGAGCCAAAGGAGGCAGCCCCTCGCTGCAGCCCCCGCATGAGGCGGCCATCCTTCCTGTACTGCTCAATGGGCAGCCACAGCAGGTCCCGGAACCCTTGGACTGGGGGGAAGGAGCGCTCAGAGACACCCGAGgctgccctgcccccacctcctcctcttATTCCCAATGGCAGCTTCTAGGTTGCCCAAGGGTAAAAGCAGTTTCGAGGGCTTCCAAACCTAGACACTCACAGAGCTGGACAACCGAGTGCATGGGGCCCACGCCTCCCAGCAGGCCGGGCAACTGGTTCTTGCGGATGTCCTGCAGCCACTCGTTGAGGGCATAGCCCAGCACCTTGTCCACACCCAGGAGCCTGGCAGGGCAGGGAGGTGAGGAGGCAGAAGGTGAGGCAGAGCCACACATGGAGGGACTGTGGGGCCAGGAGGACTCAGTACCCCTGTGGCAAGTACTGTGGGTACTCCTACCCTCCCTGTGGTCCCACCCAGTCATGTGCAGAGGGACTgcgtcctcttttttttttttttttgagatggagtcttgctctgttgtccaggctggagtgcagtggtgcgatcttggctcactgcaaccgcctcccgggttcaagcaattctcctgcctcagcctcctgagtagctgggattacaggtgcatgccaccacgcccggctgatttttgtatttttagtagagacggggtttcaccatgttggtcaggctggtctcgaatgcctgaatgtgtgagccatcatgcccagccaactgcgtcctttttacagaggagaaactgaggccctgagaaGGGTGATGACTTGGCGAAGGCCACACAACCAGTTAGGACCAGAACAGAGGGAAGATCAGGGACCCTGGAGAGAGGCTGGGGTGCTGGGGACTCACCCGTGCCTGCAACAGAGCCGCTTTAGCTTCAGCTCGGAGCAGTTGAGTTGGGCCAGGCCGATGAGGAGGCCAGCGAAAGTGccctgggagagggagggggtCCAGGTTTACCCGATGGGACTCAGGGAGCCAGCCAGCCCATGGGAGCCACTGGAGAGCGCCCTGGCCGCTAATGGTGCCTGGATGCAAGACCTGGCCCCCAGAGGGACTCAGCCACAGCTGACCCCACATGGCCACCCCATCCTACCGCCCCACTTACCACCTGGTCCATCGTGACGTGCTTGCCATGGTAATCCAGCCAGATGGGGACCTCAGACGTGAAGCGGAACTCTCTGGGTAGGGGAGCAGGAAGAGGGGGTTCTTTGCTCACTGGCCTGGCCCCCAGCAATCTGGCCCAGGGACCCCCGCCCACAGTCCAGCAGCCTACCTGAAGTAGATGGGCTGCTGGTCAGGAGGGGAGGGGCTGTGTCCACCGCCTGGGGCTTCCTGCGAACCAGTGGTCTCTACGCCCTCGGCCTGTCCTTCCAGGGGGCTGCTGGGCTGGGCTCGAGTCTCGGGGCGAGCTAGGGGAGGGGAGGTCACAGACTGGGGATGGGGCCAGGGATGACTGGGAACCTGGGTTGTCCTGAGAGGCAGAAGGCCCAGGTGCTCCCCTCCCCGGCCCAGCCTCTCACTCTCAACGGAGGTCTCCCCTGGGACCACAGGGTTGATGCCGGCCACCAGACTAGTGAAGAAGTCCTTGAGGAAGAAGAGGGCATCCTGCAAGGGAGAGGTCCAGATGTGGATCAGACTCAGAGGCCTGGAGACAGTGGGGTCACCCTAGGCTCTGCCCTCACGTAGACCACTCACCTGGTCCACATTGAGCCGCAGGGGCATCAGCGAGACGCGGAGACAGCACTCAGGCCCACCCAGGTTGGTGGTGGGGGCCACATGCAGCGCTTTGATGGTGAGCTGGGAGCAGAGGGTGAGTTCTGGGCGCCTGCTGGGCCTCTGGGGCAGCAGCTCACCCAGCTGTTCCCTGACAGCTCACCCAGCCACCCTGCCTCTGAACACGCTGTTCCCTTCGCTAACACAGCCCCTGGCTCTGCCTTCCTCCCAGGCTCACAAACAACCTGGGTGTTTGTGTGGgaatgcgtgtatgtgtgtgaatcCATGCATGTGTGAAGATGTGTCTCCGACGGTCCCGTGCCCTGCCCCAGGGTGGATGGTGCAGGTCGCTCATACCATGTTAGAGTGGGCGCGTCGCGGCATCCGCTCACTCGTGTGTAGGTACAGGAACTTGTTGATCTGGGAGGAGGCGAGCCGGTCTCGGACCTCCAGCTCCTGCACGATGAACACCTGACGGGACAGCGGTCgctcctccagctcctggctGGGGGCCTCGGGGCCTGTGGCTGGCTCCGCTGGGTACACCTCGTGCTGGAAGCTTACCTGTGGGGTGGACAGAGGCCTGGCCAGGTAAACAGGGCCCCAAGAGGGTGGGAAGGGCTGGCCCCAGACcccttctctattctttttttgagacagagtctcactttgtcgcccaggttggagtgcagtggcgcgatctcggctcactgcaacctctgcctctcaggttcaagtgattctcctgcctcggcttccccagtagctgggattacaggcatgtgccaccacacccagctaatttttgtacttttagtagagacagggtttcacaatgttggccaggctggtctcgaactcctggcttcaagtgatcttcctgcctcgccctcccaaagtgctgggactacaggcatgagccaccaggcccggccccaaccccttctctattCTATGCCCAGCAGGGACCTGCCTCTCCCTCCAGACCTGCCCCTGCTCTTGCTTCCCATGCCAGCTGCACTGGTCTCTGCCCCTCAAAGAGTCCAGGCCTGTTTTGCCTTCAGGACTTCGCTCTCGTAGCCCCCCTCCGTGGAAAGccttccttccccctcttccTGCACACCCACTGGCTGGCCATCAGGTCTCAGAGAGGCCCCTGGCGCCCTGCTCTGACACTCATCTCCCCCAAGTTCTTGTAGCACAGCCCACCAACCCGAGCAGCCTGAGGCCCCTCTGCCCTTTGCCTCTAGCGGCTCCTTGGGAAGCCCAGCACTGGCCTGGCTCACTCTAAGCAAGTGGGACCGCCCTGCCCCAGGCAATTTCCCAGGCCCAAACCTTGAACCCCCTGCACCACTCTCTGTATCTCACACACACCCCATCCGCAGCTGAACCTGTGGCCAGCCCCCATCTAGGCTCTCCTGAACCTGCTCACTAGCCCTCCCTGATTGCTGCACAGCCCAGCCCCACAGAGGCCTCTCCTCAAAAGCCCTGAGGGGTTCGTCTCTTGTAAGACCCAAAAGAAATATTCTGGGTCGCTGGTTATGCGCAGGCTCTGCTGCTCCTGGAAACGCCaggatgcttccagtttttttttgtttttttttttttgaaacagagtcttactctgttgcccaggctggaatgcagtagggcgatctcagctcactgcaacttctgcctcttgggctcaaacaactctcctgcctcagcctcctgagtagctgggactataggcgcacccCACCAcaactggttaatttttttttttttttagtagaaatggggtttcgccatgttgcccaggctggtctcaaactcctgagctcaggtgatctgctcgcttcggccttccaaagtgctgggattacaggcaagtcaccatgcctggccccaatttGTGGCTTTCACGCAGTCCTCTCTGCCTGAAAACTCTTCCTGGCTCACATCCCCACTTGTTCAGGTCTTTGTTCAAACGGTGCCTTTGGAAGAGGACTTTCCAGACCCACCTGTCTCCTCCACCCCTGCAGACTTTCCCCTGAGCGCTCTTCACCATCAGACACACTCGATACATCTTGGTCCCTGCCTGGCTTCCTCCACTACAAAGGCAGGGGTTTTCCTCTGCGTTAGTCATTGCTACACGTGACATCGAGAACAAGGCCCGCTGGTCTATGACACACACGTGCAGTAGGCACTCGCCACCCCACTCACCTTGCTCAGCTGGATCTCCATGAGGACATGGTGCTGCCGCCCGCTGCCCCCCTGCGTGCGCCATGAGTTCTGGGGCCGGTTGGGGCCAGAGCAGCGGGAAGGGGAGTTCCTGGGACCCGAGAGGCCAGCTCTTGCCCTGGGAAGAGGGACAGGGGCCAAGCTGACTCAGAGGAACCCCATTCCCTCCCCGTCCTCAGCAGGCCTTTTAGCCTAGGACAAGAGACCTCCGCTAGCCCCAGTCCTGGGAGGCAGGCGGGATAAGGaaggacaaggaaactgaggcccacctGGGGTGGATGGGGTTCAAGGTCTCCAGCTGCTGAAAGTCAGAGCTGGACCAGCCTGAGCCCCAACCTTCACCAGCTGCCACCTGCACCCACTCCTCCTCACCTGTGGCCGGGGTGGGGGCCAAAGTCTCGGCCCCCATAGAGGTGCCAGACAAGGGAGACTTCACGTAGCACCACCCGAGTGCTGGGCACTGGGAAATGGGCAGGTGCCCGCAGCAAGTCCGTGCTGCCGATCGGCCGTGAGAAGTAACCATCCCGCACAACGATGGGGCCGGGATGCAGCTGTGTCACCACAGGCTCCCCGTCTCGGGGCTGCAAGGAGGCCAGGTAGAGACATGTGACACAGATCTTCGATCCAGCCCagctgcccccagccccagcgcCTGTTTCTCCCCTGGCctcacttctttttcctttttttttttttaaagacagggtcgggtcatgctcggtcacccaggctggagtgcagtggcacaatcacggttcactgcaacctctgcctcctaggctcaagcgatcctcccacctcagcctcctgagtagcagggactgcagacatgtgccaccacatctggctaattttacttttttttttttttgagacggagtcttgctctgtcgcccaggttatagtgcagtggcgcaatctcggctcactgcaagctccgcctcccgggttccagcgattctcctgcctcagcctcctgagtagctgggtctacaggtgcctgccaccgcgcccagctcattttttgtatttttagtagagatggggtttcactgtgttagccaggatggtctcgatctcctgacctcgtgatccaccctccttggcctcccaaagtgctgggattacaggcttgagccaccgcgcccagccaattttacttttttttgtagagatagggtctcactatgttgctcaggctaatcTCTCAttgctggactcaagcaattctcccaccgtcacctcccaaattgctgggattataggcgtgacccaccatgcttggcctcctCCCTGTTTTTGATGAAAGATGACACTTCTGGGTTGCTGTTCCCTGGGTCTATGCCTGAGTGCTCTGTCCAAGAGGAGCCTGAGAGTCCCAGGCTCCTGCCAGCCCTGCCTCCTAAGACCTCGGTGAGTTCAGATATTCCCACCGGCCCTTGCAGCCACATGGTTCTCCATCCCTCTTGCTAActgccctctcctcttcctccatcccttgaATGTCCCAGTCCCTCTGCCCAGAACACCAGGCCTCCTCTTCCTCTGGAAATCTACCCACTCCATCAAAGCCCAGCATCAGGGCTGCCTCCCTAGGGTGGCACAGACCTAGCACCGCCCCCCAAGTGATGGCGACCACCTCCTGCCTGCTTCTCTCACCACAGGAGCTCCAGATGGCCAGGCAACCACCCCTGAGTGTTCCGTCCCCACCCCAAACACACCTGCCTGGACAGCAAACTGGTCCACCCCTCCCACCACGCACCGGGATGCCCAGGCCGGGAGCATCAAGGATGCAGAACTCATCACTGTCCAGGGTGTCTCCATCACCCTCCTCTTCCCTttcatcttccttctcctctgAGCACGACCCTAAGCTGCCAGCAGGTGGTGAAGGGGGCGGAGCCCCACTCCGTTCACCTGGGAATAGGTAGACGGAGATAGGTGACGCCTGAGGGAGGTGGCCACCTATAGGAGAGAGGCCAGTTTGGAGAGGCGCCCACAGTGGGTGCCTGACTGTGTCTGCTGTCCCCGCAGCACCCCCACTCCACCTGAAGACTGGGCCAGCTCCCGCAGGCTGCGCTCGGTGTCCAGGAGGGCATCGGCCAGGTCGCGCTGGTTGATGAGGGCCGTCTCCACTGGGGGGCATGAGGGCAGAGAGGCAGGACTCTCCGAGAGCTGGGCCAGGCAGGGGAGGAGCAATGAGTGAGACAGGACGAGGGTGGCCCCCagggctcccccaaccccaggcccgAGGGCCATGGCAGGGGAGGGGCCTGGCCGAGCTCTGGTAGCCTGTGTGGCCAGGCCTCACCTGTACCTTCTGGCCGGCGATCTCCGTGGGGCTGGGGGGCCGGGGTGGGGGGTGCAGATCGCCTGTGCTCATTACGTACTGGAGCAGGTTGACCAGCAGGGCACAGGAGTCGGCACAGCTGTGCACGTGTACCACGTTGTTGGAGCAGCGCAGCTCAAATAGCGGCTGGCTCTGCGGGCGGGGCAGGGGGAGCAGTTATGTGAACACAGGGGCCACTGCCTGCTGGCCCCACCCACTCGCTGGGAGGGCACTGCAGTTCTGACCCTGCCACAGGCAGAACAGGGATGGTCTCTCCTGGAGTGGATGACCTGCCCAGTAACTCCACTgaagagatgagcaaactgagccCAGAGGGTGAAAGAGGCTGAGCCCAGAGGGTGAAAGGGGCTTGGCCCAGGGCCATCCACGGAAGCAGGAGTGTGCCCACCCACCCTACCCCACTCCCCGTGAAGGGCTCTGCATGAGGCAGGGCAGGTTATCTCCATCTTACAGGAGATGAATCTGGGGACCCACAAAGGTGGCTGACTCCCAAGGCCTCGCTGGTGCCCTGGCTGCAGCGTCCTCTGGTGGCAGGGCTgaaacccattcattcattcagccagcaTCGAgggacccccccccccccaaggGCTGTACTGTGGCCCTTTGCAGGAGGGGTGCTAACTGCAGCCCAGGAAGGGCAGGTGTGAACTGCGTCTGGAGCCCGGGCACATGAGGGAGCAGCAGCCCCTGAAGACTTCCTCAGCCCCCGCGCCTGCTCTGGCTCCAGGAGCCAGAGTGACAGCCTCACTCACCAGTTTGCCCTCGGTGCTCCCTTTCCAGGTTTTAATCACAAGTTCCAAGAGGTCAACATCCAAGACACATACATAATCTGCAGCAGAGGCGAGAGAAAGGTCCTGTGGCCCCCTTCCACCCGGCCCCGGCCCCAGCACCTGGGGAAAGGATCCGGTTGATCCAGGTATAGTCCCTGCTGTGCAGGCTACGTGTGGGAGCTAAGGACCCGGCCAGCAGCTGCTGGGAGACACCTGGCTGCTCTGGGTGTGGCCGGGGCGGTGGTCCCTCAGAGGGGAGGGAGCCCAGTCCCGGCCCTGCCCACCTCGCCGCAGGTCCAGGGTCTCCACCTCACACTTGTCGGACAGGTACAAGGCGGAGTCATCGAGGATGAACCTGGGGGGGAACAGGGCTGAGAAGGGCCCGGGCACCGCTGCAGGCGGCAGCTCCACGGGAGCCGAGCAGAGGGGTCCCAAGCCCACAGGAAGTGGTATGGACAGGCCCCTCCAGCCTCAGCGTTCCTGCCTGCACAATAGGGAGAAGGCCCAGACAGCAGGCAGCAGGAGGCGGGCAGCACTTGCAGCTCTCAAAGTGCCTGCAGTTCTGACACCTCGATGGGGCCTCACGACAGTCCTGGGAAGGGGTGTCCATTTTTCTCCCCACTGCATTTGTGGTTCTTCTAAAATAAGTCcttatttttggctgggcgcagcgTACaggattatgcctgtaatcccagcacttggagaggctgaggcaggcagatcacctgatatcaggcgtttgagaccagcctggccaacgtggtgaaaccccgtatctactaaaaatgcaaatattagctgggcgtggtggcgggtgcctgtaatcccagctacttggaaggctgaggcaggagaatctcttgaactagggaggcagaggttgcagtgagcctagatcacaccactgcactctagcctgggcgacatccAAGACACAGACATAATCTGCAGCAGAGGCGAGAGAAAGGTCCTGTGGCCCCCTTCTACCCAGCTCCAGCcccagcacctgggggaaggatCCGGTTGATCCTTCCTTTTggcgtctcaaaaagaaataataatgagggctgggcatggtggctcacgcctataatcccagcacttttggagaccaaggcaggcggatcacgaggtcaggaggtcgagaccagcctgaccaacaagatgaaaccctgtctctactaaaaatacaaaacttagctgggtgtggtggtgggtgcccatagtcccagctacttgggaggctgaggcaggagaatcgcttgaacccaggaggcagaggttacagtgagctgagattgcaccactgcactccagcctgctgacagagcgagactctgtctcaaaaaaaaagtctttattttaagGGTAACATAATGAAAACTCCTTTAAGatattttagaataaagaaaataaaaatcattcatcattCCTAGTCCCTAATTCTGAGAAAACCACCATACACATCTCCTTCCAAACTTTCTCTGCAGCTGCACACCAAGACATATATAAACACCCCTTcataaactgattttaaaacataCGTAGTCTTGTATCCAATGTTATTTGAGTAAACACTGTACTGCGGcatcttctattttatttatttatttatttatttatttatttatttatttgagacggagtcttgctctgtcacccaggctggagtgcagtggtgcaatcttggctcactgtaatctccacctcccggattcaagtgattctcctgcctcagcctcccgagtagctgggactacaggcgcctgccaccacgcccggctcatttctgtatttttagtagagacggggtttcaccatattggccaggctggtctcgaactcctgaccttgtgatctgcctgcctcagcctcccaaaggattcacacctgggattacaggtgtgagccaccgcaccctccATCTTGTTATATTTTGAAGTGATTCTTCAGCTTCACTTTAATCCCTGCATGGTTTTCTACCTACTAGGTGGGCCATGCTTATTTGCTCAGGTTGTAAGGGTTGTGATTTAATTGATACGTTTTGACTGTTTTAACTTATACTACATAAGCATTAAATTCCACCTCACTTATTCTCATATCCTAGGACAACCCCCAGACATGAGATTACCAGGTCAGAGGGCACAAATGCTTATAAGGCTCTGATCAGGAGGGTCCAACTGCCCTCTAGAAAGGCGGAAACAATCCACATTCCTGAGAATGGGACTATCACCCGGGTGGACAGCCGGTGAGGGTGGGATGGCCCGGTGCGGGGTGGCCGGCATACCTGAGCAGGAAGGTGGAGGTGTCCATGATGATGTTGCTGGAGAGAGTGAAGGTCTCCGCGGTGATGAGGACACGCACGGGGAGGTAGAGTGGCCTGGGGGTGATACTCAGGCTGGGGCCGGCTCCTTACACCTGAGAGCCCATCCCcgtccccagcccctggcccacCCAGCCTGGTACCTATAGTCCACAGAGCAGGATAACAGGTGTGTGTGCAGGATGGTGATGACTGTCGGGGGCAGGTAGCCCAGCACAGGGTCATCCAGCACGTCTAGGAACTCCAACAGCttcagaggccagggcaggaggaagcaGTGAGGATCAGGTGGCGTCTTCCCTCCTCTAACCCCTCCGTGTCCTGGCCCCTGCCTGGCACCTCACCTTCTGCCCACTAGCTGTCTGCCACACCCCTTGCCCAGGAGCTCCGGCCAAGGTCAGCTGTGGCCCAGTCCATGTTGCTCCCACCGGCCTCCTCCCACCTAGAGACCTGCTTGCCCAAAACAGAAGTCCAGAGTCACTGGGCCATGTGGCTGCCCACCACCCACACTCACCTGGGAATGCCAGCTCTGCTTGGGCAGGGCCATGTAGTGGCGCAGGGTGGCTTTGTGTAACCGCAGTGTCACCAGGAACTCCTGAGGGGAGGGGCGCAGTCAGGGCAGTGGGGGGGCCAGCCTCACCACGCACTGGGGTCCCACCGCACACCGGGGCCGCAGCCCAGGCTAGCAGGAGGGGTATCTGGCAGGCAAGCCCGTACCTTCACATTCTTGTGGGGGTCCAGGTGGATGCGCACAGCAGTGGACAACATATGGGGGCCCCGGCCCTGGCCCTTGCGGCCCGAGGCTCCCCGCTCGGTCACCCCTTCCTCCGATGGATAGATGGTCGGGGCCAGCTGAGCCGGGGGAGCGAAACTGGGAAGGTCCAGGTGACTGGGCAGCGGGTAGTCATCCACGGCCGCTGGGGAGGGGTCTCATGAGCCCCCTGCCAAGCCAACTGGCTACCCACTCCACCCAGGGCCCACATCTGTCCTGAAAGCCCTCCACCCCCAACCCTGGGCCCCAGTGGTGACCCGCCCCCAGGCCTCACACCTCGGTGGTAGAGTGTTGCCTTTTCAGCTTCCAGACAGAAGTAGCCAAGTCCTGGCTGGCCACAGTACTGGGAGACACTGAAGAGGGTACCATGCTCCATGTCCAGCACCAGCTCCCCATGCACAGCCTCCAGCCGCTTCCCACACTCATCCTGCAGAAGGAGCACACGGCCTGGCTTCCCCAGCTGCACTCAGCAACCCTCAAGCCCTCGGGGGGTTGGCGGCTCCTGGAGCCCTGGCCTAAGAGGGTCAGCTCCAGTTTCCACCACGGACGCTGCTGGAGGCCCTGGATGGCACTTGCCTCTTCTGCCaggagaaaaataatctcttccgGGTCTGCCCCCTCAGAGTGGGAACGGTGGGTGCTCCATGCCCATCCCGACCCCTAGCATGGTGCTTTACATACAGCAGGGGGTCAGAAGGAGCTGATGGGCTGTGATAGGGTGGGCAGGCTGGCGTGGGTGGGCTGGTGCTGCCCACTAAGGCCTCCTGCTCTCCACATTCTTGACCTGGAGCTGCTCGTGCTGGTCTTGCTTTGCCGCCAATGGGAGCTCTGAAGTTTGGGGCCCACCTGCCCAGGGCTGCACTCACCTTGGTCTCACAGAGGGCTGTGATCCGCCCCTTCAGCACTGTCACCAGTGTAGAGAAGGTGCTCTGCAAGTGAAGACTTGGGGCCTCAGGGGCAGGGGCCTGTGGGCCGCCTGATGCCCCCACTGAGAAGAAGTGGGCATCCTCGTCATCCGAGTCCGAGTCTGGGGTGAGATCAAAGCAGTTGGCTGGGAAGGAGACCGCGAAGGGCTAGCCTGGCCCTTCCCAGACCTGGGGGTCCTCCCTCTAGCCCTGCATTAGCACCTCTCATACCCAGCTTGAAGGTTGACTTGCACATCTTAAAGCTGTCGTGCCAGAAGCCTGAGGGGCCGGGGAAGCCCGAGGGCTGGGTGGCGGGGTCAGGGGTGGGAAGCAGATCTGCGGGCTCCCACATGAGCAGGTCGTTGTTGATCCTGAGACAGGCGGGTGGACAGCAGGTAAGGGAGGCCAGGCCCACGCCGTGTCCAGTCCCGCCCTGCTGGCCCCGCGTCTCCACCTGTTGTAGATGCTCTCGTAGACCTCCTTGCTGGGCAGAAAGATGTGGACACTGGGCAGGATCACTTCCAGGCTGTAGCGGGACAGTGCCAGGGTCCGGCTCTGGAACGTCCTCATCTCCTCAGGGTCTCCAGGGATCACCATCTGGACAGGGTGAGGTGGAAAGAGCAGGAGGGCCATCTTAGAGATGCTGGCTGGGGCCTGTCTCTGGTCTCAGTCCTGCCCTCCTATcgttcatcattcattcattcataggaGCCCTTCTCTACTGGGGATGCATGATAGCCATATGGATACAGTGCTGATGGCACACCTGTGCTGTTCTAAGGGCTTCAGGTATGTTAACtcctttcatcctcacaacaggcCTATGACACAGGTCATggttaggctgggcgcagtgcctcgcacctgtaatcctagcacttgtgggagggtgaggagggcagatcacttgaggtcaggagtttgagaccagcctggccaacatggtgaaaccctgtgtctactaaaaatacaaaattaggccgggcgcggtggctcatgcctataatcccagcactttgggaggctgaggcgggtgatcatttgaggtcaggagttcgagaccagcctggccaacatggtgaaaccctgtgtctactaaaaatacaaaattaggccgggcacggtggctcacgcctataatcccagcactttgggaggctgaggcgggtgatcatttgaggtcaggagttcgagaccagcctggccaacatggtgaaaccccgtctctactaaaaatataaaaattagccaggcgtggtggcacgcgcctgtaatcccagctactcaggaggctgaggcaggagaatcgcttgagcctgggaggtggaggttgtggtgagctgagatcgtgccactgcactccagcctcggcgacagagcaaaactctatctcaaaaaaaaaaaagaaaaaaaagagagacaggtcATGGTGCCCATTTTCCAGGGGAAGAAACTCATCTATAGGTAACTCTTCAAGGTCAGGTAACTCCCCAAGGTGATGACACAGTCCCAAGTGGCAGAGCCTGGCCCTTAACTGCCTCTCCAAGTGTACAGTGCTGATCGACCAGTCAGGTGGGGCGGGACCTGATCTTTCCAATTGAGGACTCATGCTCCCGAGGGGCCTGCCCTCACCAGTGCCCTTTCAGAAAGACTCTGATTGGCTGGAAAGAATGGAAGAGCCGAAATCCTCACTGGTCTTGGGTCAGCTCATGCCCACCCCAGCTGGTCGTGCTGCCCTGGCCCACAGCCACACAGGTGGCTTCTATGGCAGGAACCCGGGCGGTGGGCGGGAGGGGGTCCTGGGAAGAGGTAGGGCCAAGTCTCACCTCCTCTGTCTCATACATGGTCCTCTTAGAGGAGAAGGGCGAGGGCTCAGGTTCCCGCAGCTCACAGGGACTCTCCACTGACAGCTCcagctcctctcccttctcctgggCCACCTCCCACTGTGTGCTGCTGGACTGGGGGTTCACAGTCACCACTACCCTGCCGGGGCACAGGCCTGTCACTGGCCTGCAGGGCCCCCGGCACCCAGTTCCAAACTGGCCCCCTGCCACCCCCAGCAGAACCCTCCTCTCCTGGGCCCCATCCAGAGCCCCTACTTACTGGGGCAGGAAGTACTTGCGCCCAGTGCTCTTGGGGTCCAGGGCTTTGGAGACACGCAGGCAGGGGACAGGTGGCTTCCCTCCATCTTCATAGATACCTGGAGGGGGATGGGGAATTAGGGGGGTCATCACTGCTGCCTTTTCCTATTTCTTCCCCAATGCCCGGGTCAGCTCAGAGCTGTGCCCCCGACTCCACACACACCTTGGTGGGCAGAGAAAGCCAGAGACAAAGGGTCCACCCTTTGTCAGCGAGGAGGCCAGGGACAGGCAGTGCTGGGACCCCAAGAGCTGGTAAAGGCCTGGGCCAGGGGCTGCTCGGGTTGTGACTGGGCCCCTTCCATAGCCCCAAGCCCACCTCTCCCAGAAGCCAGGCCTCTTGCCCCAAG contains these protein-coding regions:
- the ATG2A gene encoding autophagy-related protein 2 homolog A isoform X6, which gives rise to MSRWLWPWSNCVKERVCRYLLHHYLGHFFQEHLSLDQLSLDLYKGSVALRDIHLEIWSVNEVLESMESPLELVEGFVGSIEVAVPWAALLTDHCTVRVSGLQLTLQPRRGPAPGAADPQSWASCMTTSLQLAQECLRDGLPEPSEPPQPLEGLEMFAQTIETVLRRIKVTFLDTVVRVEHSPGDGERGVAVEVRVQRLEYCDEAVRDPSQVPPVDVHQPPAFLHKLLQLAGVRLHYEELPAQEEPPEPPLQIGSCSGYMELMVKLKQNEAFPGPKLEVAGQLGSLHLLLTPKQLQQLQELLSALSLTDHEGLADKLNKSRPLGAEDLWLIEQDLNQQLQAGVVAEPLNPDPLTNPLLNLDSTDLFFSMAGLTSSVASALSELSLSDVDLASSVHSDMASRRLSAQAHSAGKMAPNPLLDTMRPDSLLKMTLGGVTLTLLQTSAPSSGPPDLATHFFTKFDATKDGPFGSRDFHHLRPCFQRACPCSHVRLTGTAVQLSWELRTGSRGRRTTSMEVHFGQLEVLECLWPRGTSEPEYTEILTFPGMLGSQASARPCAHLRHTQTLRRVPKSRPRRSVACHYHSELALDLANFQADVELGALDRLAALLRLATVPAKPPAGLLTEPLPAMEQQTVFRLSAPRATLRLRFPIADLRPERDPWAGQAVRAEQLRLELSEPQFRSELSSGPGPPVPTHLELTCSDLHGIYEDGGKPPVPCLRVSKALDPKSTGRKYFLPQVVVTVNPQSSSTQWEVAQEKGEELELSVESPCELREPEPSPFSSKRTMYETEEMVIPGDPEEMRTFQSRTLALSRYSLEVILPSVHIFLPSKEVYESIYNRINNDLLMWEPADLLPTPDPATQPSGFPGPSGFWHDSFKMCKSTFKLDSDSDDEDAHFFSVGASGGPQAPAPEAPSLHLQSTFSTLVTVLKGRITALCETKDECGKRLEAVHGELVLDMEHGTLFSVSQYCGQPGLGYFCLEAEKATLYHRAAVDDYPLPSHLDLPSFAPPAQLAPTIYPSEEGVTERGASGRKGQGRGPHMLSTAVRIHLDPHKNVKEFLVTLRLHKATLRHYMALPKQSWHSQLLEFLDVLDDPVLGYLPPTVITILHTHLLSCSVDYRPLYLPVRVLITAETFTLSSNIIMDTSTFLLRFILDDSALYLSDKCEVETLDLRRDYVCVLDVDLLELVIKTWKGSTEGKLSQPLFELRCSNNVVHVHSCADSCALLVNLLQYVMSTGDLHPPPRPPSPTEIAGQKVQLSESPASLPSCPPVETALINQRDLADALLDTERSLRELAQSSGERSGAPPPSPPAGSLGSCSEEKEDEREEEGDGDTLDSDEFCILDAPGLGIPPRDGEPVVTQLHPGPIVVRDGYFSRPIGSTDLLRAPAHFPVPSTRVVLREVSLVWHLYGGRDFGPHPGHRARAGLSGPRNSPSRCSGPNRPQNSWRTQGGSGRQHHVLMEIQLSKVSFQHEVYPAEPATGPEAPSQELEERPLSRQVFIVQELEVRDRLASSQINKFLYLHTSERMPRRAHSNMLTIKALHVAPTTNLGGPECCLRVSLMPLRLNVDQDALFFLKDFFTSLVAGINPVVPGETSVETRPETRAQPSSPLEGQAEGVETTGSQEAPGGGHSPSPPDQQPIYFREFRFTSEVPIWLDYHGKHVTMDQVGTFAGLLIGLAQLNCSELKLKRLCCRHGLLGVDKVLGYALNEWLQDIRKNQLPGLLGGVGPMHSVVQLFQGFRDLLWLPIEQYRKDGRLMRGLQRGAASFGSSTASAALELSNRLVQAIQATAETVYDILSPAAPVSRSLQDKRSARRLRRGQQPADLREGVAKAYDTVREGILDTAQTICDVASRGHEQKGLTGAVGGVIRQLPPTVVKPLILATEATSSLLGGMRNQIVPDAHKDHALKWRSDSAQD